The following are encoded in a window of Shewanella psychrotolerans genomic DNA:
- the rsmE gene encoding 16S rRNA (uracil(1498)-N(3))-methyltransferase: MRVPRIYQLGELALCQTVMLDSEAAGHVGRVLRMGPGENLELFNGDGHNYLAEIVSASKKNVEVKVLTQTTNDSESPLNLHLGQVISRGDRMDFTIQKSVELGVSTITPLFSERCGVKLNGERLEKKIQQWQKIVISACEQSGRSTVPLVRPAMSLETWCAEPSQALKLNLHPRAAHGINGLQLDTTRVRLLIGPEGGLSEPEIMMTEQYQFTDVLLGPRVLRTETAALTAISALQLRFGDLG, encoded by the coding sequence ATGAGAGTTCCAAGAATCTACCAGCTGGGCGAACTCGCCCTTTGTCAAACGGTTATGTTAGACAGCGAAGCCGCGGGTCACGTTGGCCGAGTATTACGCATGGGACCGGGCGAAAATCTAGAACTATTCAACGGCGATGGACACAACTATTTAGCTGAAATTGTTAGTGCAAGTAAGAAAAACGTCGAAGTGAAGGTCTTAACTCAAACAACCAATGATAGCGAGTCGCCACTTAACTTACACCTCGGGCAAGTGATCTCTCGTGGTGACAGAATGGATTTCACCATTCAAAAATCGGTAGAACTTGGCGTAAGCACCATTACACCGCTGTTTTCTGAACGTTGCGGGGTAAAACTTAACGGTGAGCGTCTAGAGAAAAAGATCCAGCAATGGCAGAAAATTGTCATCAGCGCATGTGAGCAATCGGGTCGTAGTACGGTGCCACTGGTACGCCCAGCCATGTCACTCGAAACCTGGTGCGCTGAACCAAGCCAAGCGCTAAAACTTAACCTTCATCCTCGCGCGGCTCACGGTATTAATGGCTTGCAACTCGATACCACAAGAGTACGCCTGTTAATCGGCCCCGAAGGCGGTTTATCAGAACCTGAGATCATGATGACAGAACAATATCAGTTTACCGATGTGCTCCTTGGCCCGCGCGTGCTTAGAACAGAAACAGCGGCCCTAACAGCGATCAGCGCATTACAACTTAGATTTGGCGATTTAGGTTAA
- a CDS encoding endonuclease: MLLALSALSSSALASHPSSFGQAKNIARLIYTEELPATSFYCGCDITVMGKKWQPNFSHCGYQVRKQQKRASRIEWEHIVPAWEFGHQRLCWQQGGRKNCGRTDKQFKKMESDLHNLVPAIGEVNGDRSNYRFSQWNAKPQQYGQCAMIVDFKSRKVEPPSYTRGKIARTYLYMQQAYGLQIAKSQLKLFKAWDKTYPVDTIECQRDLAIANRQGNHNPFVQAQCQKLAEFKQTAE; the protein is encoded by the coding sequence ATGCTGCTGGCGCTGTCTGCATTATCTAGCAGTGCACTCGCTTCACATCCCAGCAGTTTTGGGCAAGCTAAAAATATCGCTCGACTCATCTACACAGAAGAACTTCCCGCCACCAGTTTCTATTGTGGTTGCGATATCACGGTAATGGGTAAAAAGTGGCAGCCTAATTTTAGTCATTGCGGTTATCAGGTACGTAAACAGCAAAAACGCGCCAGTCGCATCGAATGGGAACATATCGTTCCAGCTTGGGAATTTGGTCATCAGCGCCTATGCTGGCAACAAGGTGGCCGTAAAAACTGCGGAAGAACTGATAAACAGTTTAAGAAGATGGAGAGCGACCTACACAACTTGGTGCCCGCCATCGGCGAGGTCAACGGTGATCGCAGCAACTACCGTTTCAGTCAATGGAATGCTAAGCCGCAGCAATATGGTCAATGCGCCATGATCGTCGACTTTAAATCGCGAAAAGTTGAACCGCCGAGCTATACTCGCGGTAAAATTGCCCGAACCTATCTCTACATGCAGCAGGCTTATGGATTACAAATAGCTAAAAGTCAGTTAAAGCTATTTAAAGCATGGGATAAAACCTACCCAGTTGATACTATTGAGTGTCAACGAGACCTAGCGATAGCCAATCGCCAAGGCAACCATAATCCATTTGTGCAGGCACAATGCCAAAAGTTGGCCGAATTTAAACAAACTGCGGAGTAG
- a CDS encoding LysR family transcriptional regulator, which translates to MPDLNGMMLFAAVVRAKGFSQAARNTGMPKSTISRKVAQLEEQLGVRLLQRDTRNLSLTQVGALFYQHCSSINDEIEAAKATIENTHNDVSGSLRIAIPVSFSQELIAKLCSSFMRLYPNIELDVQFTDNDVGLVGEGYDIAIKYGPLQSSDLVARLLLERQPILVASPAYLKAKGTPATPQELSEHSGILLGTSRSAPIWPLGKGERKTMVNFKRKVRVNSAIMVKQLALDDFGIAMLSNSVCKNELAGGSLVPLLQEWPIEPFKVYGVYSSRRQLATNISVFLDFFTKRFSSHESLQSMMI; encoded by the coding sequence ATGCCAGATTTGAACGGTATGATGCTATTTGCAGCGGTAGTTAGGGCCAAGGGATTCTCCCAAGCAGCGCGTAATACCGGTATGCCAAAATCAACCATAAGTCGTAAAGTTGCCCAACTTGAAGAGCAGCTTGGCGTACGCTTATTGCAGCGAGATACCCGTAATTTAAGCCTAACTCAAGTGGGTGCATTATTTTATCAACACTGCAGTAGTATTAATGATGAAATCGAAGCTGCCAAGGCCACTATCGAAAATACTCATAATGACGTATCGGGTTCACTGCGCATCGCTATCCCAGTTTCATTTAGCCAAGAGCTGATTGCTAAGCTCTGTAGCAGCTTTATGCGCCTCTACCCCAATATCGAACTCGACGTGCAGTTTACCGATAATGATGTAGGCCTCGTTGGCGAAGGCTATGACATCGCCATTAAATATGGTCCACTACAATCCTCAGATCTGGTCGCTAGGCTACTGTTAGAACGCCAACCCATTTTAGTCGCGAGTCCTGCCTATTTAAAAGCCAAAGGCACTCCAGCAACACCACAGGAGCTAAGTGAGCATAGCGGTATCTTACTTGGAACCTCGCGCTCAGCGCCCATTTGGCCATTAGGTAAAGGTGAACGTAAGACAATGGTTAACTTTAAGCGCAAAGTGAGGGTTAATAGCGCGATTATGGTAAAACAGCTAGCCCTAGATGATTTTGGCATTGCCATGCTATCTAATTCGGTATGTAAAAATGAGTTAGCTGGCGGCAGCTTAGTGCCACTATTACAAGAGTGGCCGATAGAACCATTTAAAGTCTATGGTGTGTATTCAAGTCGGCGTCAGCTTGCAACCAATATCAGTGTCTTCTTAGACTTTTTCACCAAACGATTTAGCAGCCATGAATCTCTGCAATCTATGATGATCTAA
- a CDS encoding SprT family zinc-dependent metalloprotease, which produces MYQRIKTMIKGKASAQVTPPHVNKSAQPKTDSQAHILRSVESCYRLAEQQLNRSFPRPEVNFKLRGKSAGTAHLQLNKLRFNATLLEENPTEFIAQVVPHEICHLLAYQLYGRVKPHGKEWQSLMITLYQLRPSTTHNLDTSSVEGKTYEYQCDCGPVNLSVRRHNKILRQQTLYRCRRCSQTLTLAE; this is translated from the coding sequence ATGTATCAGCGCATCAAAACCATGATTAAGGGCAAGGCATCAGCCCAAGTTACTCCCCCTCACGTAAATAAAAGTGCACAGCCCAAAACTGATAGTCAGGCACACATTTTGCGGAGTGTAGAAAGTTGCTATCGACTCGCAGAACAACAACTCAATCGCTCCTTTCCTCGCCCTGAAGTTAATTTCAAACTTCGAGGCAAAAGCGCGGGTACGGCCCACCTGCAACTCAATAAGCTGAGATTTAATGCGACCTTATTAGAAGAGAATCCGACCGAGTTCATTGCCCAAGTGGTGCCACACGAGATCTGTCATCTACTCGCTTATCAACTTTATGGACGAGTCAAACCCCATGGGAAAGAGTGGCAATCTTTAATGATAACACTCTACCAACTGCGGCCAAGTACCACGCACAACTTGGATACCAGTTCGGTTGAAGGCAAAACCTATGAATATCAATGTGATTGTGGGCCAGTTAACCTCAGCGTTCGCAGACATAACAAGATACTTCGACAACAGACTCTGTACCGTTGCCGTCGTTGCAGCCAAACATTAACCTTGGCAGAATGA